A genomic window from Streptomyces brevispora includes:
- a CDS encoding LuxR family transcriptional regulator — translation MTNAKLGEALRLLGLDHAAGQVYLALLDRAPAPLSAIGAAAGVEGAELVAAYDALVDAGLASAAGEGEDVVAPVPPAAGLEILARHRASEVEESRIAVGGAFESFRRQRLAAYNDHLVEVVTGDDVGPRIRHAWASARDQIRQFESPPYFPLPGATEDSLATLARGVTQRVVYSRASLEYPGHLKDVVEPCVRAGEQARVLSSVPVKLVIIDDAYALVSLSIKEADVHNSMLVVQPCGLLSALMALFEQSWQNALPLHGRTTRPGGLPPADRRLLWLLAGGASDEAIARELGISRRTLFRRLQILMARLGAANRFQMALQAQRSGWL, via the coding sequence ATGACGAACGCGAAACTCGGCGAGGCCCTTCGGCTCCTGGGGCTCGATCACGCGGCGGGCCAGGTCTATCTGGCGCTGCTCGATCGTGCCCCCGCACCGCTGAGCGCGATCGGCGCGGCGGCCGGTGTGGAGGGGGCGGAGCTCGTCGCGGCGTACGACGCGCTGGTCGACGCGGGTCTGGCCAGCGCCGCCGGGGAGGGCGAGGACGTGGTGGCCCCGGTGCCGCCGGCCGCGGGTCTGGAGATCCTCGCCAGGCACCGGGCGAGCGAGGTCGAGGAGTCGCGCATCGCCGTCGGGGGCGCGTTCGAGTCGTTCCGGCGTCAGCGGCTCGCCGCGTACAACGACCATCTCGTCGAGGTCGTCACCGGCGACGACGTCGGCCCCAGGATCCGGCACGCCTGGGCGAGCGCCCGCGATCAGATCCGGCAGTTCGAGTCACCGCCGTACTTCCCGCTGCCCGGCGCCACGGAGGACTCACTGGCCACGCTCGCCCGCGGTGTGACGCAGCGTGTCGTGTACTCACGGGCGTCGCTGGAGTACCCGGGCCATCTGAAGGACGTCGTCGAACCGTGCGTCAGGGCCGGCGAGCAGGCCCGGGTGCTGTCGTCCGTGCCGGTCAAGCTCGTGATCATCGACGACGCGTACGCGCTCGTGTCGTTGTCGATCAAAGAGGCCGACGTGCACAACAGCATGCTGGTCGTGCAGCCGTGCGGACTGCTGTCCGCCCTGATGGCACTGTTCGAGCAGTCCTGGCAGAACGCCCTGCCGCTCCACGGCCGGACCACCCGTCCGGGCGGTCTGCCACCCGCCGACCGCCGTCTGCTGTGGCTCCTGGCGGGCGGTGCGAGCGACGAGGCCATCGCGCGCGAGCTGGGAATCAGCCGCCGCACACTGTTTCGCCGCCTGCAGATCCTGATGGCCCGGCTGGGCGCGGCGAACCGCTTCCAGATGGCCTTGCAGGCACAGCGCAGCGGATGGCTGTGA
- a CDS encoding aminopeptidase P family protein, translated as MAKGRKNGLYSGISEELSALMRTGWADTERHDLELDEQAPYAADRRAALSARFPGERLVIPSGNIKVRSNDDGYPFRPYTGYVHMTGDRARDGALVLEPRADGGHDAYCFQLPRDSRDNDEFWTGPTAELWMGRRRSLAESERVLGLPCRDVRTAVADLAASDAPTRIVRGIDPSLEGAVTTEEERDDELEEALSDLRLVKDDWEIAELRKAVDSTVRGFTDVVGELSLAVASSERWIEGTFFRRARLEGNALGYGSICAAGEHATIMHWTDNDGPVRPGDLLLLDAGVETHTLYTADVTRTLPINGTFTPVQRKVYDAVYEAQEAGMAAVKPGAAYRDFHDASQRHLATRLVEWGFIEGPADRAFALGLQRRFTMAGTGHMLGLDVHDCAQARNEEYVGGVLEPGMVLTVEPGLYFQPDDLTVPEEWRGIGVRIEDDLVVTEDGHENLSDGLPRSADDVEAWMARFAG; from the coding sequence GTGGCGAAAGGCCGAAAGAACGGTCTCTACTCAGGGATCTCCGAGGAACTGTCCGCGCTGATGCGGACGGGCTGGGCGGACACCGAGCGGCACGACCTCGAACTCGACGAGCAGGCCCCGTACGCGGCCGACCGCCGCGCCGCGCTCTCCGCGCGCTTCCCGGGCGAACGCCTCGTGATTCCCTCGGGCAACATCAAGGTCCGCTCGAACGACGACGGCTACCCGTTTCGGCCGTACACGGGCTACGTGCACATGACCGGCGACCGGGCCCGCGACGGCGCCCTCGTCCTCGAACCCCGTGCGGACGGCGGCCACGACGCCTACTGCTTCCAGCTGCCGCGCGACAGCCGGGACAACGACGAGTTCTGGACCGGCCCCACGGCGGAACTGTGGATGGGCCGGCGCCGCTCGCTCGCCGAGTCGGAGCGCGTGCTCGGTCTGCCCTGCCGCGACGTCCGCACGGCGGTCGCCGACCTGGCCGCCTCCGACGCGCCGACCCGGATCGTCCGCGGCATCGACCCGTCGCTGGAGGGCGCCGTCACCACCGAGGAGGAGCGCGACGACGAACTCGAAGAGGCGCTCAGCGACCTCCGCCTCGTCAAGGACGACTGGGAGATCGCCGAGCTCCGCAAGGCCGTCGACTCCACCGTGCGCGGATTCACCGACGTGGTCGGCGAACTCTCCCTCGCGGTCGCCTCGTCCGAGCGGTGGATCGAGGGCACGTTCTTCCGCCGCGCCCGACTCGAGGGCAACGCCCTCGGCTACGGCTCGATCTGCGCCGCGGGCGAGCACGCCACGATCATGCACTGGACGGACAACGACGGCCCGGTGCGCCCCGGCGACCTGCTCCTGCTCGACGCCGGCGTGGAGACCCACACCCTCTACACCGCCGACGTCACGCGCACGCTCCCGATCAACGGCACCTTCACGCCCGTGCAGCGCAAGGTCTACGACGCGGTGTACGAGGCCCAGGAGGCGGGCATGGCCGCCGTGAAGCCGGGCGCCGCCTACCGCGACTTCCACGATGCGTCCCAGCGCCACCTCGCGACCCGGCTGGTCGAGTGGGGCTTCATCGAGGGCCCGGCCGACCGCGCGTTCGCACTCGGCCTCCAGCGCCGCTTCACCATGGCGGGCACCGGGCACATGCTCGGTCTGGACGTCCACGACTGCGCGCAGGCCCGGAACGAGGAGTACGTTGGCGGCGTGCTGGAGCCGGGCATGGTGCTCACCGTCGAGCCCGGTCTGTACTTCCAGCCGGACGACCTCACCGTGCCCGAGGAGTGGCGAGGCATCGGCGTCCGGATCGAGGACGACCTGGTCGTCACCGAGGACGGCCACGAGAACCTCTCGGACGGCCTGCCGCGGTCGGCGGACGACGTCGAGGCGTGGATGGCCCGGTTCGCGGGCTGA
- a CDS encoding gamma-glutamylcyclotransferase, translating to MSLYAAYAGNLDARLMTRRAPHSPLRGTGWLNDWRLTFGGEQMGWEGALATVVEAPRSQVFVALYDLAPMDEDSMDRWEGVGLDIYRRMRVRVHTLDGEEPAWMYVLNGYEGGLPSARYLGEIADAADSAGAPHDYAMELRKRPC from the coding sequence ATGTCGCTCTACGCCGCATACGCCGGCAACCTCGACGCGCGGCTGATGACGCGCCGCGCACCGCACTCGCCGCTGCGCGGCACCGGCTGGCTGAACGACTGGCGGCTGACGTTCGGCGGTGAGCAGATGGGCTGGGAAGGCGCGCTGGCCACGGTCGTGGAGGCGCCGCGCTCCCAGGTCTTCGTCGCCCTGTACGACCTGGCGCCGATGGACGAGGACTCCATGGACCGGTGGGAGGGTGTCGGCCTCGACATCTACCGGCGGATGCGCGTCCGGGTGCACACCCTGGACGGCGAGGAGCCGGCCTGGATGTATGTGCTGAACGGTTACGAGGGCGGCCTGCCGTCTGCCCGCTACCTCGGCGAGATCGCGGATGCCGCCGATTCCGCGGGCGCACCGCACGACTACGCGATGGAGCTCCGCAAGCGCCCCTGCTGA
- a CDS encoding PH domain-containing protein — protein MTSPTPSSEPTYADRTFRSPAGLVGGALLLLLILWIGVDAAIRGEGRVPWMALAGLLTAVPLVIAFTVRPVVSANDRRIRIRNPFRTITLPWTDVADVRASYSSELFTQDGTKYQLWAVPVSLRQRKKAARRQSRQSMDDPYGRTSVTADVRATKALTAGADQAMVDLREMAERAGDTPVAGDAVASVRWAYEVIAPAVVGAVLLVVLGATG, from the coding sequence ATGACGAGCCCCACGCCCTCCTCCGAGCCCACCTACGCCGACCGGACGTTCCGGTCGCCCGCCGGGCTGGTCGGGGGCGCCCTGCTGCTCCTGCTCATCCTGTGGATCGGTGTGGACGCCGCGATCCGGGGCGAGGGCCGGGTGCCGTGGATGGCACTGGCCGGGCTGCTGACCGCGGTCCCGCTGGTGATCGCCTTCACCGTGCGCCCCGTGGTGTCCGCCAACGACCGGCGCATCCGGATCCGTAACCCGTTCCGCACGATCACGCTGCCGTGGACCGACGTCGCCGACGTGCGGGCGAGCTACTCCAGCGAGCTGTTCACGCAGGACGGCACGAAGTACCAGCTCTGGGCGGTGCCGGTATCGCTGCGGCAGCGCAAGAAGGCCGCCCGCCGGCAGTCCCGCCAGTCGATGGACGACCCGTACGGCAGGACGTCGGTGACCGCCGACGTACGCGCCACCAAGGCGCTGACCGCGGGCGCCGACCAGGCCATGGTGGACCTGCGGGAGATGGCCGAACGGGCGGGCGACACGCCTGTCGCGGGCGACGCCGTCGCCTCGGTGCGCTGGGCGTACGAGGTGATCGCGCCGGCCGTGGTGGGCGCGGTGCTGCTGGTGGTGCTGGGGGCGACGGGCTGA
- a CDS encoding phospho-sugar mutase translates to MQQDLIARARSWLAEDPDPDTRDELAKLIETEDLDELAGRFAGTLQFGTAGLRGELGAGPMRMNRAVVIRAAAGLAAYLKDQGHAGGLVVVGYDARYKSADFARDTAAVMTGAGLRAAVLPRPLPTPVLAYAIRHLGAVAGVEVTASHNPPRDNGYKVYLGDGSQIVPPADGEIAAAIAAVGPLDTVPRPDSGWETLGDEVLDAYLERTDTVLDAGSPRTARVVYTAMHGVGTSVLTAAFDRAGFPAPVLVAEQAEPDPAFPTVAFPNPEEPGAMDLAFATARRSDPDIIIANDPDADRCAVAVPDPDADGGWRMLRGDEVGALLAAHLVRRGVTGVLAESIVSSSLLGRIAEKAGLGYEETLTGFKWIARVDGLRYGYEEALGYCVDPDGVRDKDGITAALLVAELASVLKERGRTLPDLLDDLAVEHGLHATDQLSVRVEDLSVIADAMRRLREQPPTALAGLAVTAAEDLSHGTAQLPPTDGLRYHLEGARVIVRPSGTEPKLKCYLEVVVPVASAEELPAARARGAELLAGIKRDLAAAAGI, encoded by the coding sequence GTGCAGCAGGACCTCATCGCCCGGGCCAGGAGCTGGCTCGCCGAGGACCCGGACCCCGACACCCGCGACGAGCTGGCCAAGCTCATCGAGACCGAGGACCTCGACGAGCTCGCCGGCCGCTTCGCCGGCACCCTCCAGTTCGGTACCGCGGGGCTGCGCGGTGAGCTGGGCGCCGGGCCGATGCGGATGAACCGCGCCGTCGTCATCCGCGCCGCCGCCGGGCTCGCCGCGTACCTGAAGGACCAGGGGCACGCCGGCGGCCTCGTCGTCGTCGGCTACGACGCCCGCTACAAGTCCGCCGACTTCGCCCGCGACACCGCGGCCGTGATGACCGGCGCCGGTCTGCGGGCGGCGGTGCTCCCCCGCCCGCTCCCCACCCCCGTACTCGCGTACGCCATACGGCATCTGGGCGCCGTCGCGGGCGTCGAGGTGACCGCGAGCCACAACCCGCCGCGCGACAACGGCTACAAGGTCTACCTCGGCGACGGCTCGCAGATCGTCCCCCCGGCGGACGGTGAGATCGCCGCCGCGATCGCCGCGGTCGGCCCGCTGGACACCGTTCCCCGCCCCGACAGCGGCTGGGAGACCCTCGGCGACGAGGTGCTGGACGCCTATCTGGAGCGTACGGACACCGTGCTCGACGCCGGATCGCCGCGTACCGCCCGTGTCGTCTACACAGCGATGCACGGCGTCGGCACGTCCGTGCTCACCGCGGCCTTCGACCGGGCCGGTTTCCCCGCCCCGGTCCTCGTCGCCGAGCAGGCCGAGCCGGACCCCGCGTTCCCCACCGTGGCCTTCCCCAACCCGGAGGAGCCCGGCGCGATGGATCTCGCCTTCGCCACCGCACGCCGCTCGGACCCCGACATCATCATCGCCAACGACCCGGACGCCGACCGCTGCGCCGTCGCCGTCCCGGACCCGGACGCCGACGGCGGCTGGCGGATGCTGCGCGGCGACGAGGTCGGCGCGCTGCTCGCCGCGCACCTCGTCCGTCGGGGTGTCACCGGCGTACTCGCCGAGTCGATCGTGTCGTCCTCGCTCCTCGGCCGGATCGCCGAGAAGGCGGGACTGGGCTACGAGGAGACGCTGACCGGCTTCAAGTGGATCGCCCGGGTGGACGGTCTGCGGTACGGCTACGAGGAGGCGCTCGGCTACTGCGTCGACCCGGACGGCGTCCGCGACAAGGACGGCATCACGGCCGCCCTCCTCGTCGCCGAACTCGCCTCCGTGCTCAAGGAGCGGGGCCGTACGCTGCCCGACCTGCTGGACGACCTCGCGGTCGAGCACGGGCTGCACGCAACCGACCAGTTGTCGGTCCGGGTCGAGGACCTGTCCGTCATCGCGGACGCCATGCGCCGCCTGCGCGAGCAGCCGCCGACCGCGCTCGCCGGCCTCGCCGTCACCGCGGCCGAGGACCTGTCGCACGGCACCGCGCAACTGCCGCCCACGGACGGGCTCCGCTACCACCTGGAGGGTGCCCGGGTGATCGTCCGCCCGAGCGGCACCGAGCCGAAGCTCAAGTGCTACCTGGAGGTCGTGGTGCCGGTCGCCTCGGCGGAGGAGCTGCCCGCGGCCCGCGCGAGGGGTGCGGAGCTGCTCGCCGGGATCAAGCGGGATCTGGCGGCCGCGGCCGGGATCTGA
- a CDS encoding purine-nucleoside phosphorylase, translating into MNASVIPDHIQGDPRAAATDAAARLRELTGAETHDVALVMGSGWAPAGDALGTPEAEFPVTDLPGFPAPAVQGHGGTIRSYRIGEKRALVFLGRTHFYEGLGVAAVAHGVRTAVAAGCRTVVLTNGCGGLRDGMRPGQPVLISDHINLTAASPIIGANFVDLTDLYSPRLRALCKEVDETLEEGVYVQFPGPHYETPAEINMVRTMGGDLVGMSTVLEAIAAREAGAEVLGISLVTNLAAGLSGEPLNHEEVLQAGRDSATRMGSLLARLLDRI; encoded by the coding sequence GTGAACGCATCAGTTATTCCGGACCACATCCAGGGCGACCCGCGCGCCGCCGCCACCGACGCCGCCGCCCGCCTGCGCGAGCTCACCGGTGCCGAGACCCACGACGTCGCACTCGTGATGGGCTCCGGCTGGGCACCCGCGGGCGATGCGCTCGGCACTCCGGAGGCCGAGTTCCCGGTGACCGACCTGCCGGGATTCCCGGCCCCCGCCGTCCAGGGCCACGGCGGCACGATCCGCTCGTACCGGATAGGCGAGAAGCGCGCCCTGGTCTTCCTCGGCCGTACGCACTTCTACGAGGGCCTCGGCGTCGCCGCCGTGGCGCACGGGGTGCGTACCGCGGTCGCAGCGGGCTGCAGGACGGTTGTGCTGACGAACGGCTGCGGCGGGCTGCGCGACGGCATGCGCCCCGGGCAGCCGGTCCTGATCAGCGACCACATCAACCTCACGGCGGCGTCGCCGATCATCGGCGCCAACTTCGTCGACCTCACCGACCTGTACTCGCCGCGGCTGCGGGCGCTGTGCAAGGAGGTCGACGAGACCCTCGAAGAGGGCGTGTACGTGCAGTTCCCCGGCCCGCACTACGAGACGCCGGCCGAGATCAACATGGTCCGCACGATGGGCGGCGACCTGGTCGGCATGTCCACCGTGCTGGAGGCGATCGCGGCCCGCGAGGCGGGGGCGGAGGTGCTGGGCATCTCGCTGGTGACGAATCTGGCGGCGGGGCTGAGCGGCGAGCCGCTCAACCACGAAGAGGTGCTTCAGGCCGGACGCGACTCGGCGACCCGGATGGGCTCGCTGCTGGCCCGTCTGCTCGACCGCATCTGA